The following coding sequences lie in one Kribbella sp. NBC_00709 genomic window:
- a CDS encoding lysylphosphatidylglycerol synthase transmembrane domain-containing protein → MRVAGVGLVRRWGGRAVGLAITGVGLYIVAPSILSLFGAWPRLADVNPWWFPVLVILQTCSFAALWWLARLALTPHTRDQVTTGWGTIATAQLAGNAASKVLPGGAATGSVLQARLLIRTGQPAAVVASALTAIGLITTGVLLLLPVLTVPAVLIGPPPARQLELGLLVSLIMAAVIVGFGVAALTWPRFVVLVGRGAGHVIHLVRRSVTADSCAALLVTQRDRVAAAFEGRWWQAALAAAANRMFDYAALVAALAALDVRARPSMVLLAYVVAQALAMIPITPGGLGFVDAGLTALLVLIGISPDAALIGTLLYRLASFWLPIPVGLLAWTGWRIHLHITSPAGDDE, encoded by the coding sequence ATGCGCGTCGCTGGCGTGGGTTTGGTGCGGCGATGGGGCGGCCGCGCTGTCGGCCTGGCGATCACGGGCGTCGGCCTGTACATCGTGGCGCCGAGCATCCTGTCGCTCTTCGGAGCCTGGCCACGCCTCGCGGATGTGAATCCGTGGTGGTTCCCGGTCCTTGTGATCCTGCAGACCTGCAGTTTCGCCGCACTGTGGTGGCTCGCCAGGCTGGCCCTGACCCCTCACACCAGGGACCAAGTCACTACGGGGTGGGGAACTATCGCCACAGCGCAGCTGGCCGGGAACGCGGCCAGCAAGGTTCTTCCCGGCGGTGCGGCCACCGGCAGCGTCCTTCAAGCCAGGCTCTTGATCCGAACCGGACAGCCGGCCGCGGTCGTCGCCTCCGCCTTGACCGCGATCGGCTTGATCACGACCGGCGTACTGTTGCTGCTCCCCGTGCTGACAGTCCCCGCCGTCCTGATCGGTCCACCTCCGGCCCGGCAGCTCGAGCTCGGCCTTCTCGTCTCGCTGATCATGGCGGCCGTCATCGTCGGCTTCGGAGTGGCCGCGCTCACCTGGCCGCGGTTCGTGGTGCTGGTCGGTCGCGGCGCCGGGCACGTCATCCATCTCGTCCGGCGCAGTGTCACCGCCGACAGCTGCGCCGCATTGCTGGTCACGCAGCGGGATCGGGTTGCGGCCGCGTTCGAGGGACGCTGGTGGCAGGCGGCCCTGGCGGCGGCAGCGAACCGGATGTTCGACTACGCCGCTCTGGTAGCCGCACTGGCAGCTCTGGATGTCCGCGCGCGCCCTTCGATGGTGCTTCTCGCCTATGTCGTCGCCCAGGCCCTCGCGATGATCCCGATCACGCCGGGTGGTCTCGGCTTCGTCGACGCCGGTCTCACCGCGCTTCTCGTGCTGATCGGCATCAGTCCGGACGCCGCCCTCATCGGGACACTCCTGTATCGGCTCGCCTCCTTCTGGCTGCCGATCCCGGTGGGCCTGCTGGCCTGGACGGGCTGGCGGATCCACCTGCACATCACCAGTCCGGCGGGCGATGACGAGTAG
- a CDS encoding LacI family DNA-binding transcriptional regulator: protein MSVDDAEALPERTRRRRTPKPHAAGVKAVAAAAGVSLGTVSNVLNRPEVVSPLTRAKVEAAMASLGFVRNESARQLRAGSSRILAYVMLDAGNPFFTDVAKGVEEAAQAAGLSVFLCTSSEDADREAAYLDLLEQQRVQGILITPIDQNSSRLRKLPSRGTPVVVVDRALDDAEHCSVAVNDVLGGELAISHLLELGHERIAYVGGPNTIGQVVDRREGARRALRTAGKPAADLIELTTGALTVAEGRGAGQRLAGLPADRRPTAAFCANDLLALGLLQQCVSLGLRVPEDLAIVGYDDIEFAEAAAVPLTSVRQPRQLLGRTAAELLLDESSNPDHEHQRVTFTPELVVRTSTRGTL from the coding sequence GTGTCGGTGGATGATGCGGAGGCCCTGCCCGAGCGGACCAGGCGGCGCCGTACCCCGAAGCCGCACGCGGCCGGAGTGAAGGCAGTGGCCGCCGCGGCCGGGGTCTCACTGGGGACCGTCTCCAACGTGCTGAACCGGCCCGAGGTGGTCAGCCCGCTGACCCGCGCGAAGGTCGAGGCGGCGATGGCCTCCCTCGGCTTCGTCCGGAACGAGTCGGCGCGGCAGCTGCGCGCGGGATCCAGCCGGATCCTCGCCTACGTGATGCTCGACGCCGGCAACCCGTTCTTCACCGACGTCGCGAAGGGCGTCGAGGAGGCGGCCCAGGCGGCCGGGCTCTCCGTCTTTCTCTGTACCAGCAGCGAGGACGCCGACCGCGAGGCGGCGTACCTGGATCTGCTCGAGCAGCAACGGGTGCAGGGCATCCTGATCACGCCCATCGACCAGAACTCGTCCCGCCTGCGCAAACTCCCCTCCCGCGGTACGCCGGTCGTCGTGGTCGACCGCGCCCTCGACGACGCGGAGCACTGCTCGGTCGCGGTGAACGACGTACTGGGTGGTGAGCTCGCGATCTCGCACCTGCTCGAGCTCGGTCACGAGCGGATCGCGTACGTCGGCGGCCCGAACACGATCGGCCAGGTCGTCGACCGGCGCGAGGGCGCCCGCCGCGCGCTGCGGACGGCCGGGAAGCCGGCGGCGGACCTGATCGAGCTGACCACCGGCGCGCTCACCGTCGCCGAAGGTAGGGGCGCAGGGCAACGACTTGCCGGCCTTCCGGCGGACCGCCGGCCGACCGCCGCGTTCTGCGCGAACGACCTGCTGGCGTTGGGATTGCTGCAGCAGTGCGTGAGCCTCGGGCTGCGCGTCCCGGAGGATCTCGCGATCGTCGGGTACGACGACATCGAGTTCGCCGAGGCCGCCGCCGTACCGCTGACGTCCGTGCGCCAGCCGCGGCAGCTGCTCGGCCGGACCGCGGCGGAACTGTTGCTGGACGAGTCGTCGAACCCGGACCACGAACACCAGCGCGTCACATTCACGCCTGAGCTGGTCGTCCGGACGTCAACGCGCGGGACTCTCTGA
- a CDS encoding sugar ABC transporter ATP-binding protein, which translates to MTDGAPILRVREVSKSFGAVAAVRDVSFDLYGGEAHALVGENGAGKSTIVNMLAGVHRPDAGSIELDGHAQDLTTPAAAKAAGIAVIYQEPTLFPDLSVAENIAMGRQPLGRFKTIDRAAMVRQAAQLFARLGVSIDPNRPARGLSIADQQLVEIAKALSADARVVVMDEPTAALTGVEVERLFAVARSLRDDGAALMFISHRFEELTALCQRVTIMRDGRHVSTDLLSDITVDGMVRKMVGRDLGALFPKQDVEPGAVAVSVRNLTRDPVYVDVSFEVRAGEIVALAGLVGSGRSEVVQSIFGVDPRDSGTVEVGGKVLPPGSPKRAMAAGVALVPEDRRQQGLLMELSIERNVTLPRSRSLSQLGFLTGSRERRSAKEWTDRLKTKYGRLSDEVGTLSGGNQQKVVLAKWLATRPKVLIVDEPTRGIDVGTKAEVHRLMSSLAADGVAVLMVSSELPEVLGMADRVLVMREGRLVAEFSRAEATEEAVMFAATGQEATL; encoded by the coding sequence ATGACCGACGGTGCGCCGATCCTGCGGGTTCGGGAGGTGTCGAAGTCGTTCGGAGCGGTCGCCGCGGTCCGGGACGTCTCCTTCGACCTGTACGGCGGTGAGGCGCACGCCCTGGTCGGTGAGAACGGCGCCGGCAAGTCGACGATCGTGAACATGCTGGCCGGAGTGCACCGCCCGGACGCCGGCAGCATCGAGTTGGACGGTCACGCCCAGGACCTGACCACCCCGGCCGCCGCCAAGGCTGCCGGGATCGCCGTCATCTACCAGGAGCCGACGCTCTTCCCCGACCTGTCAGTCGCGGAGAACATCGCGATGGGCCGTCAGCCACTGGGTCGTTTCAAAACCATCGACCGCGCCGCGATGGTCCGGCAGGCCGCCCAGCTGTTCGCCCGCCTCGGTGTGTCGATCGATCCGAACCGTCCGGCCCGGGGTCTGTCGATCGCCGACCAGCAGCTGGTCGAGATCGCCAAGGCGCTGTCGGCCGACGCCCGCGTGGTCGTGATGGACGAGCCGACCGCGGCGCTGACCGGGGTCGAGGTCGAGCGGCTGTTCGCGGTCGCGCGGTCGCTGCGCGACGACGGCGCCGCGCTGATGTTCATCTCGCACCGGTTCGAGGAGCTCACCGCGCTCTGCCAGCGGGTCACGATCATGCGCGACGGGCGGCACGTCTCGACCGACCTGCTGAGCGACATCACCGTCGACGGGATGGTCCGCAAGATGGTCGGCCGCGACCTCGGCGCCCTCTTCCCCAAACAGGACGTCGAGCCCGGCGCCGTCGCCGTCAGCGTCCGCAACCTGACCCGCGACCCGGTGTACGTCGACGTGTCGTTCGAGGTCCGCGCCGGCGAGATCGTCGCGCTGGCCGGCCTGGTCGGATCCGGCCGGTCCGAGGTCGTGCAGTCGATCTTCGGCGTCGACCCGCGCGACTCCGGCACGGTCGAGGTCGGCGGCAAGGTCCTGCCGCCGGGTTCACCGAAGCGGGCGATGGCCGCCGGTGTCGCGCTCGTACCGGAGGACCGTCGCCAGCAGGGCTTGCTGATGGAGCTGTCGATCGAGCGCAACGTCACGTTGCCCCGGTCGCGATCGCTGTCGCAGCTCGGGTTCCTCACCGGCAGCCGGGAACGGCGTTCGGCGAAGGAGTGGACCGACCGGCTGAAGACGAAGTACGGACGGCTCTCCGACGAGGTCGGGACGCTTTCGGGCGGCAACCAGCAGAAGGTCGTGCTGGCCAAGTGGCTCGCGACCAGGCCCAAGGTGCTGATCGTCGACGAGCCGACGCGGGGGATCGACGTCGGCACCAAGGCCGAGGTCCACCGGCTGATGTCATCGCTGGCGGCCGACGGCGTCGCGGTGCTGATGGTGTCGTCCGAGCTGCCCGAGGTGCTCGGGATGGCGGACCGCGTGCTGGTGATGCGTGAGGGTCGTCTGGTCGCGGAGTTCAGTCGCGCCGAGGCCACCGAGGAAGCAGTCATGTTCGCCGCGACCGGCCAAGAGGCGACGCTATGA
- a CDS encoding ABC transporter permease: protein MTAVGLSAPRRSSLDVVLRARELGIVIALAVLVLVTAISNSRFLSGQSIRDILLNTAILAVLAVGQAVVVITRNIDLSVGSVLGLSAFTVGTLLQGNNLPVVLALLVGAGVGVVCGALNGVLVRYGNVPALVVTLGTLYVVRGVTYFWAGGSQINADELPSGFLDFGNATLIGIPYLVLLAVLVLVVTGVVLRSYRMGRELYAMGSSPHAARLAGIPVGRRTVGAFVVSGGLAGLAGVLFAARFGTIDAAAGTGYELNVVAAVVVGGVAVFGGSGTVWGAALGALLLTTIGSALAVLEINQFWQQAIVGALILLAIGADRLVATRVAASLKKRGSHVS from the coding sequence ATGACCGCTGTCGGACTATCTGCCCCGCGGCGATCCTCGCTCGACGTCGTACTGCGGGCTCGCGAGCTCGGCATCGTGATCGCGCTGGCGGTCCTGGTTCTGGTGACGGCGATCTCCAACTCGCGGTTCCTGTCCGGGCAGAGCATCCGCGACATCCTGCTCAACACCGCGATCCTGGCCGTTCTGGCGGTCGGCCAGGCCGTGGTGGTGATCACCCGCAACATCGACCTCTCGGTCGGTTCGGTGCTCGGCCTCAGCGCCTTCACCGTCGGCACCTTGCTGCAGGGCAACAACCTGCCCGTGGTGCTCGCACTCCTGGTCGGCGCCGGAGTCGGTGTCGTCTGCGGCGCGCTCAACGGCGTCCTGGTCCGCTATGGCAACGTCCCCGCCCTCGTCGTCACGCTGGGCACGCTGTACGTCGTCCGCGGCGTCACGTACTTCTGGGCCGGCGGCAGCCAGATCAACGCCGACGAGCTGCCGTCCGGGTTTCTCGACTTCGGCAACGCGACCCTGATCGGGATTCCGTACCTCGTACTGCTGGCGGTTCTGGTGCTCGTGGTGACCGGAGTTGTCCTGCGCAGCTACCGGATGGGTCGCGAGCTGTACGCGATGGGCTCGAGCCCGCATGCCGCCCGGCTCGCCGGCATCCCGGTCGGGCGTCGTACCGTCGGTGCCTTCGTCGTCAGCGGTGGGCTGGCCGGCCTTGCGGGCGTGCTGTTCGCCGCCCGGTTCGGGACGATCGACGCGGCGGCCGGCACCGGCTACGAGCTGAACGTCGTCGCGGCGGTCGTGGTCGGCGGAGTCGCCGTGTTCGGCGGCAGCGGGACCGTCTGGGGCGCCGCGCTGGGTGCGCTCCTGCTGACCACGATCGGCAGCGCACTCGCCGTCCTCGAGATCAACCAGTTCTGGCAGCAGGCGATCGTCGGTGCGCTGATCCTGCTGGCGATCGGCGCCGACCGCCTGGTCGCCACCCGGGTCGCCGCGAGCCTGAAGAAGCGGGGCTCCCATGTCAGCTGA
- a CDS encoding ABC transporter permease, translating into MSAELTATRAARFANWNVAIIAITVVVLIVAAATVDNFGTSQNFGFLVLDVLPIAIIALPMTLVIVTGEIDLSVASTLGLSSAVMGYLWNANQPIETIIPLCLLLGAVLGAVNGFFVTVLGLPSLAVTIGTLALYRGLAFVVLGDSAVADFPPAYTNWVTGTIGSSPIPNVLIIIVVLAVVFGVVLHATPIGRAVFAVGASEQAARFAGVRPGRLKFWLYVASGLVSGLAGVLWTLRYSSARADNGAGLELAVVAAVLLGGVSIFGGKGALPGVIAGVVLLGSLQNALRLSDVSNEALNVVTGVLLIASVLGPNLANRLRRT; encoded by the coding sequence ATGTCAGCTGAGCTCACCGCCACCCGCGCGGCCCGGTTCGCGAACTGGAACGTCGCGATCATCGCGATCACCGTCGTCGTGCTGATCGTCGCCGCCGCGACCGTGGACAACTTCGGCACCTCGCAGAACTTCGGCTTCCTGGTCCTCGACGTCCTGCCGATCGCGATCATCGCGCTCCCCATGACGCTGGTCATCGTCACCGGCGAGATCGACCTGTCGGTCGCCAGCACGCTCGGCCTGTCGAGCGCGGTGATGGGCTACCTGTGGAACGCGAACCAGCCGATCGAGACGATCATCCCGCTCTGCCTGCTGCTCGGCGCGGTCCTCGGTGCCGTGAACGGCTTCTTCGTCACGGTCCTCGGCCTGCCGTCGCTCGCGGTCACGATCGGCACGCTCGCGCTGTACCGCGGGCTGGCTTTCGTCGTGCTCGGCGACAGCGCGGTCGCCGACTTCCCGCCGGCGTACACCAACTGGGTGACCGGCACGATCGGGAGTTCGCCGATCCCGAACGTGCTGATCATCATCGTCGTCCTGGCCGTCGTGTTCGGGGTGGTCCTGCATGCGACGCCGATCGGCCGGGCCGTGTTCGCGGTCGGCGCGAGTGAGCAGGCCGCGCGATTCGCCGGCGTACGGCCGGGCCGGCTCAAGTTCTGGCTGTACGTCGCCAGCGGTCTCGTCTCGGGACTCGCCGGCGTGCTGTGGACGCTGCGCTACTCCAGTGCCCGCGCCGACAACGGCGCTGGGCTCGAGCTCGCCGTGGTCGCCGCGGTCCTGCTCGGCGGCGTCTCCATCTTCGGTGGCAAGGGCGCGCTCCCCGGTGTGATCGCCGGTGTCGTGCTCCTCGGCTCGCTGCAGAACGCACTGCGGCTGTCCGACGTGTCCAACGAGGCCCTCAATGTGGTGACCGGCGTACTGCTGATCGCCTCGGTCCTCGGCCCCAACCTCGCCAACCGACTGCGTCGTACCTGA
- the rhaS gene encoding rhamnose ABC transporter substrate-binding protein has protein sequence MTQRKNLAVLAVLALALSACGGTTKSSTEGQDTAAPATTAGKADPNAPLKEGLKIAYLPKQLNNPYTDVEVGGGKVAVGELKGEYKLVGPNDASASSQVSYINTLIQQQQNVIVVAANDPNAVCPSLNQARKAGIKVVTFDSDAAKTCRDAFINQATTQGIGESLVKMASELAGGSGEIAILSATPNATNQNSWIQVMKTELAKPENAKLKLVKIAYGNDDDQKSFTEAQGLLQSYPNLKVIVSPTTVGIAAASRYVSASSYKGKVAITGLGLPNQMRKFVKDGTVKKFALWNPADIGYLAAYAGAALSSGQITGAQGEKFKAGKLGEYTIGADGEIVLGPPTEFTAANIDQFNF, from the coding sequence ATGACTCAACGGAAGAACCTGGCGGTGCTGGCCGTCCTCGCGCTCGCACTGAGCGCGTGCGGCGGTACGACGAAGTCGAGTACGGAGGGGCAGGACACGGCGGCGCCGGCGACCACCGCGGGCAAGGCCGATCCGAACGCCCCGCTCAAGGAGGGCCTGAAGATCGCCTACCTGCCCAAGCAGCTGAACAACCCGTACACCGATGTCGAGGTCGGCGGCGGCAAGGTCGCGGTCGGTGAGCTCAAGGGCGAGTACAAGCTGGTCGGCCCGAACGACGCCAGCGCGTCCTCACAGGTCAGCTACATCAACACGCTCATCCAGCAGCAGCAGAACGTGATCGTGGTCGCGGCCAACGACCCGAACGCGGTCTGCCCGTCGCTGAACCAGGCCCGCAAGGCCGGCATCAAGGTCGTCACGTTCGACTCCGACGCGGCCAAGACCTGCCGGGACGCGTTCATCAACCAGGCCACCACGCAGGGCATCGGCGAGAGCCTGGTGAAGATGGCGAGCGAACTGGCCGGCGGTTCTGGTGAGATCGCCATCCTGTCCGCGACCCCGAACGCCACCAACCAGAACTCCTGGATCCAGGTGATGAAGACCGAGCTGGCCAAGCCGGAGAATGCCAAGCTGAAGCTGGTCAAGATTGCCTACGGCAACGATGACGACCAGAAGTCGTTCACCGAGGCGCAGGGCCTGCTGCAGTCGTACCCGAATCTCAAGGTGATCGTCTCGCCGACCACGGTCGGCATCGCCGCCGCCTCCCGCTACGTGAGCGCGTCCAGCTACAAGGGCAAGGTCGCGATCACCGGTCTCGGCCTGCCCAACCAGATGCGCAAGTTCGTCAAGGACGGCACGGTGAAGAAGTTCGCGCTCTGGAACCCGGCGGACATCGGGTACCTGGCCGCGTACGCCGGCGCCGCGCTGAGCTCCGGGCAGATCACCGGGGCCCAGGGCGAGAAGTTCAAGGCCGGGAAGCTCGGTGAGTACACCATCGGCGCCGACGGCGAGATCGTCCTCGGCCCGCCGACAGAGTTCACCGCCGCCAACATCGACCAGTTCAACTTCTGA
- a CDS encoding L-rhamnose mutarotase: MNRYCFCLQVRPDRLEEYVDRHRNVWPDMQAALRDSGWHNYSLFLRDDGLLIGYVESEDLEAAQKAMVATEVNTRWQAQMTEFFTGIDGRPPDESFLLLPEIFHLKED, encoded by the coding sequence GTGAACCGCTACTGCTTCTGTCTCCAGGTCCGCCCGGACCGCCTGGAGGAGTACGTCGACCGGCACCGCAACGTCTGGCCGGACATGCAGGCCGCGTTGCGGGACTCCGGCTGGCACAACTACTCGCTCTTCCTCCGCGACGACGGCCTGCTGATCGGGTACGTCGAGTCCGAGGACCTGGAGGCGGCACAGAAGGCGATGGTGGCGACCGAGGTCAACACCCGCTGGCAAGCCCAGATGACCGAATTCTTCACCGGCATAGACGGCCGGCCGCCGGACGAGTCGTTCCTGCTGCTGCCCGAGATCTTCCATCTGAAAGAGGACTGA
- the rhaI gene encoding L-rhamnose isomerase: MTTEAVKAALSRQEIELPSWAFGNSGTRFKVFAQPGVPRSPEEKIADAAVVHKYTGVAPSVALHIPWDKVDDYARLSAYAKEQGVRLGAINSNVFQDDDYKLGSVTNPDPAVRRKATDHLLECVDIMDATGSRDLKLWFSDGTNYPGQDDIQDRQDRLATALKEVYDRLGDDQRMLLEYKLFEPAFYTTDVPDWGTSYAHCLELGPKATVCIDTGHHAPGTNIEFIVAFLLRTKKLGAFDFNSRFYADDDLMVGAADPFQLFRIMNEIVRGDALDPERGIAFMLDQCHNIEEKIPAIIRSVMNVQEATAKALLVDRDVLRKAQQEGDVLGANAALMDAYNTDVRPLLAELRESQGLDADPVAAYKRSGYFEQITKDRVGGQQAGWGA; the protein is encoded by the coding sequence ATGACGACCGAAGCCGTGAAGGCCGCGCTCAGCCGCCAGGAGATCGAGCTGCCCTCGTGGGCGTTCGGCAACTCCGGCACCCGGTTCAAGGTGTTCGCCCAGCCGGGCGTACCGCGCTCGCCGGAGGAGAAGATCGCCGACGCGGCCGTCGTCCACAAGTACACCGGGGTCGCGCCGAGCGTCGCGCTGCACATCCCCTGGGACAAGGTGGACGACTACGCCCGGCTGTCGGCGTACGCCAAGGAGCAGGGCGTCCGGCTCGGCGCGATCAACAGCAACGTCTTCCAGGACGACGACTACAAGCTGGGCAGCGTCACCAACCCGGATCCGGCGGTACGGCGCAAGGCCACCGACCACCTGCTCGAATGCGTCGACATCATGGACGCGACCGGGTCCCGCGACCTGAAGCTGTGGTTCTCCGACGGCACGAACTACCCGGGGCAGGACGACATCCAGGACCGGCAGGACCGGCTCGCGACCGCGCTGAAGGAGGTGTACGACCGGCTCGGTGACGACCAGCGGATGCTGCTCGAGTACAAGCTGTTCGAGCCCGCCTTCTACACCACGGACGTGCCGGACTGGGGTACGTCGTACGCGCACTGTCTCGAACTGGGGCCGAAGGCAACGGTCTGTATCGACACCGGGCACCATGCGCCGGGGACGAACATCGAGTTCATCGTCGCGTTCCTGCTCCGGACGAAGAAGCTCGGCGCGTTCGACTTCAACAGCCGGTTCTACGCCGACGACGACCTGATGGTCGGGGCGGCGGACCCGTTCCAGCTGTTCCGGATCATGAACGAGATCGTCCGCGGCGACGCGCTCGACCCGGAGCGCGGGATCGCGTTCATGCTCGACCAGTGCCACAACATCGAGGAGAAGATCCCCGCGATCATCCGCTCGGTGATGAACGTCCAGGAAGCGACCGCGAAGGCGCTGCTGGTCGACCGCGACGTACTCCGCAAGGCTCAGCAGGAAGGCGACGTGCTGGGCGCGAACGCGGCGCTGATGGATGCGTACAACACCGACGTCCGGCCGCTGCTCGCGGAGCTGCGCGAGTCGCAGGGCCTGGACGCGGACCCGGTCGCGGCGTACAAGCGCAGCGGCTACTTCGAGCAGATCACCAAGGACCGCGTCGGCGGCCAACAAGCTGGATGGGGAGCATAA
- a CDS encoding bifunctional aldolase/short-chain dehydrogenase, giving the protein MSDTAAELVARSNRLGADPRNTNYAGGNTSAKGTATDPVTQQPVDLLWVKGSGGDLGTLTSAGLAVLRLDRLNSLVDVYPGVDREDEMVAAFDYCLHGKGGAAPSIDTAMHGLVDAPHVDHLHPDSGIALATAADGEKLTAECFGDRVVWVPWRRPGFQLGLDIAAVKRENPQAIGCVLGGHGITAWGNTSEECEANSLDIIRTAEQFLAERGKPEPFGAVVDGFEALPVEERRARAAALAPVIRGLASTDKPQVGHFNDSDVVLEFTARERLAELAALGTSCPDHFLRTKVRPLVLDLPPAAPLDEAVSRLRELHEQYREDYAAYYNRHAEADSPAMRGADPAIVLVPGVGMFSFGKDKQTARVAGEFYVNAINVMRGAEAVSTYAPIDEREKFRIEYWALEEAKLQRMPKPKPLATRVALVTGGGSGIGKAIAQRLAAEGACVVVADLDLDAAEAVAKELGSSDVAVAVGADVSSADAVEAAMRDAVLAFGGVDLIVNNAGLSISKSLLETTERDWDLQHDVMAKGSFLVSRAAAKVLIDQGMGGDIIYISSKNSVFAGPNNVAYGAAKADQAHQVRLLAAELGEYGIRVNGVNPDGVVRGSGIFAGGWGAQRAAVYGVPESELGAFYAQRTLLKREVLPENVAAAVFALAGGDLTHTTGLHVPVDAGVAAAFLR; this is encoded by the coding sequence GTGAGCGACACTGCAGCCGAGCTCGTTGCGCGTAGCAACCGACTGGGTGCCGATCCACGCAACACCAACTACGCCGGCGGGAACACGTCGGCGAAGGGCACGGCGACCGACCCGGTCACGCAGCAGCCCGTCGATCTGCTCTGGGTGAAGGGATCCGGTGGGGATCTGGGCACGCTCACCTCGGCAGGTCTGGCTGTGCTCAGGCTGGACCGGCTGAACTCGCTGGTCGACGTCTACCCAGGCGTCGACCGTGAGGACGAGATGGTTGCCGCGTTCGACTACTGCCTGCACGGCAAGGGCGGCGCGGCGCCGTCGATCGACACCGCGATGCACGGGCTGGTCGATGCCCCTCATGTCGACCACCTGCACCCGGACTCCGGGATCGCGCTGGCGACCGCGGCGGACGGCGAGAAGCTGACCGCGGAGTGCTTCGGCGACCGGGTCGTCTGGGTGCCGTGGCGGCGGCCCGGGTTCCAGCTCGGGCTCGACATCGCCGCTGTGAAGCGGGAGAACCCGCAGGCGATCGGCTGCGTGCTCGGCGGCCACGGGATCACTGCGTGGGGCAACACCTCGGAGGAGTGCGAGGCTAACTCCCTCGACATCATCAGGACCGCCGAGCAGTTCCTCGCCGAGCGCGGAAAGCCCGAACCCTTCGGTGCTGTCGTCGACGGCTTCGAGGCGCTCCCGGTCGAGGAACGCCGGGCCCGGGCCGCCGCGCTCGCTCCGGTGATCCGCGGTCTCGCGTCGACGGACAAGCCGCAGGTCGGTCATTTCAACGACTCCGACGTGGTGCTGGAGTTCACCGCCCGGGAGCGGCTGGCCGAGCTGGCCGCGCTGGGCACGTCATGCCCCGACCACTTCCTCCGGACGAAGGTCCGGCCGCTGGTGCTCGACCTCCCGCCGGCCGCCCCGCTCGACGAGGCCGTCAGCCGGCTCCGCGAACTGCACGAGCAGTACCGCGAGGACTACGCGGCCTACTACAACCGGCATGCCGAGGCCGACAGCCCGGCGATGCGTGGGGCCGATCCGGCGATCGTGCTGGTGCCGGGTGTCGGGATGTTCAGTTTCGGGAAGGACAAGCAGACCGCGCGGGTGGCCGGCGAGTTCTACGTGAACGCGATCAACGTGATGCGCGGCGCCGAGGCGGTGTCGACGTACGCGCCGATCGACGAGCGGGAGAAGTTCCGGATCGAGTACTGGGCGCTGGAGGAGGCCAAGCTGCAGCGGATGCCCAAGCCGAAGCCGCTGGCGACCCGGGTCGCGCTGGTGACCGGTGGCGGGTCGGGGATCGGCAAGGCGATCGCGCAACGACTGGCGGCGGAAGGCGCCTGCGTCGTGGTGGCGGATCTGGATCTGGACGCCGCCGAAGCGGTCGCGAAGGAGCTCGGCTCGTCCGACGTGGCCGTTGCCGTGGGCGCCGATGTGTCCTCGGCGGACGCGGTCGAGGCCGCCATGCGGGACGCCGTACTGGCGTTCGGCGGCGTGGATCTGATCGTCAACAACGCCGGCCTGTCGATCTCGAAGTCGCTGCTCGAGACAACGGAACGGGACTGGGACCTGCAGCACGACGTGATGGCGAAGGGCTCGTTCCTGGTCTCCCGGGCGGCCGCGAAGGTCCTGATCGACCAGGGGATGGGTGGCGACATCATCTACATCTCCAGCAAGAACTCGGTCTTCGCCGGCCCGAACAACGTCGCGTACGGCGCAGCGAAGGCGGACCAGGCGCATCAGGTCCGGCTGCTCGCGGCCGAGCTCGGCGAGTACGGGATCCGGGTCAACGGCGTGAACCCCGACGGTGTCGTCCGCGGTTCCGGGATCTTCGCCGGCGGCTGGGGCGCACAGCGGGCCGCGGTGTACGGCGTGCCCGAGTCGGAACTCGGTGCGTTCTACGCGCAGCGGACCCTGCTGAAGCGCGAGGTCCTGCCGGAGAACGTCGCGGCCGCGGTGTTCGCGTTGGCCGGCGGCGACCTCACCCACACGACCGGTCTGCACGTGCCCGTCGACGCCGGCGTAGCAGCCGCCTTCCTGCGATAG